In Caloranaerobacter sp. TR13, a single genomic region encodes these proteins:
- the thiC gene encoding phosphomethylpyrimidine synthase ThiC: MNYSTQMDAAKKGIITKEMELVAKKEKIDVEVLREKIAQGKVVIPANKNHNSLDPEGIGESLRTKINVNLGISKDCYNIEKELEKVKTALEMNVEAIMDLSSYGKTEEFRKKLINMSSAMIGTVPVYDAVGFYDKELKDITAEEFLKVVEKHAQDGVDFMTIHAGINRETAEVFKRNKRLTNIVSRGGSLLYAWMELNNKENPFYEYFDEILDICEKYDVTISLGDACRPGSINDATDASQIKELIVLGELTKRAWERNVQVMIEGPGHMPLNEIAANMILEKKLCHGAPFYVLGPIVTDIAPGYDHITSAIGGAIAAANGADFLCYVTPAEHLRLPTLDDMKEGIIASKIAAHAADIAKNIKGAKEWDYEMSKARQSLDWERMFELAIDPEKARRYRRESMPEHEDSCTMCGKMCSMRNINKVMQGKNINILREDD; the protein is encoded by the coding sequence ATGAATTATTCAACTCAAATGGACGCCGCTAAGAAAGGCATAATCACTAAGGAAATGGAATTAGTTGCAAAAAAAGAGAAAATAGATGTTGAAGTTTTAAGAGAAAAGATAGCACAAGGCAAGGTTGTAATACCTGCTAACAAAAACCATAACTCACTTGATCCAGAGGGGATAGGAGAGAGCTTAAGGACTAAAATAAATGTCAATTTAGGAATTTCAAAGGATTGCTATAATATCGAAAAGGAGTTAGAAAAAGTAAAAACAGCTCTTGAAATGAACGTTGAAGCAATTATGGATTTAAGTTCTTATGGAAAAACCGAAGAGTTTAGGAAAAAGCTAATCAATATGTCTTCTGCTATGATAGGTACTGTACCTGTATATGATGCAGTCGGCTTTTATGATAAAGAGCTTAAAGATATAACAGCTGAAGAATTTTTAAAGGTTGTAGAAAAACATGCTCAAGATGGTGTAGATTTTATGACAATCCATGCAGGTATAAATAGAGAAACTGCTGAAGTTTTTAAAAGAAATAAAAGACTTACTAATATAGTTTCAAGAGGTGGCTCTTTATTATATGCATGGATGGAATTAAACAATAAGGAAAATCCATTTTACGAATACTTTGATGAAATTTTAGATATATGTGAAAAATACGATGTAACTATAAGTCTTGGTGATGCTTGTCGTCCAGGAAGTATAAATGATGCAACAGATGCAAGTCAAATAAAGGAACTTATAGTGCTTGGAGAGCTTACAAAAAGGGCATGGGAAAGAAATGTGCAGGTAATGATAGAAGGACCTGGACATATGCCTTTAAATGAGATAGCTGCCAATATGATTCTTGAAAAAAAACTTTGCCATGGAGCACCTTTTTATGTATTAGGACCTATAGTAACAGATATTGCACCAGGATATGACCATATTACAAGTGCTATAGGAGGAGCTATAGCAGCTGCAAATGGTGCAGATTTTCTATGCTATGTAACACCTGCTGAACATTTAAGACTTCCTACATTAGATGATATGAAAGAAGGTATTATTGCTTCTAAAATTGCTGCACATGCTGCTGATATAGCAAAAAATATTAAGGGTGCAAAAGAATGGGATTATGAAATGAGTAAAGCAAGACAAAGTTTAGATTGGGAAAGAATGTTTGAACTAGCTATTGATCCTGAAAAGGCAAGAAGGTATAGAAGAGAATCTATGCCTGAACATGAAGATAGCTGTACAATGTGCGGGAAAATGTGTTCTATGAGAAATATAAACAAAGTAATGCAGGGTAAAAATATAAATATTTTAAGAGAGGACGACTAA
- the thiH gene encoding 2-iminoacetate synthase ThiH, translated as MSFYSEYLKYKNFEFNKFLENITSSDIFRIINKDKIDEYDFLALLSNEAEKYLEEMAQKAHRLTIQSFGKTILLYTPLYLSNFCINRCSYCGFNIENKIKRKKLTFEEIEEEAKVISSTGLRHILILTGESRKETPVSYIIDAVKILKKYFDSISIEIYPLKEDEYREVIEAGVDGLTIYQEVYDEDIYDKVHIAGLKKNYRFRLNAPERACKARMRNVNIGALLGLNDWRKETFMTGLHAKYLQDKYSDVEVSVSLPRIRPHIGVYEDIYPVSDKNLVQIILALRLFLPRVGITISTRENQKLRDNLIPLGITKMSAGVSTEVGGHSSKTKSDSQFEISDKRSVIEMKEAISARGYQPVFKDWMHID; from the coding sequence ATGAGTTTTTATAGTGAATATTTAAAATATAAGAATTTTGAATTTAACAAGTTTTTAGAAAACATAACATCATCAGATATATTTAGGATAATAAACAAAGATAAAATTGATGAATACGACTTTTTGGCTCTTTTGTCAAATGAAGCTGAAAAATATCTAGAAGAGATGGCACAAAAAGCACATAGGTTAACAATTCAAAGTTTTGGCAAAACAATACTTCTTTATACGCCGTTATATCTTTCTAATTTTTGTATTAATAGATGCTCATATTGTGGGTTTAATATAGAGAACAAAATTAAGAGAAAAAAATTGACTTTTGAAGAAATAGAAGAAGAAGCTAAAGTAATTTCATCTACAGGTCTTAGACATATTCTAATATTAACAGGTGAATCGAGAAAAGAAACTCCTGTTTCTTATATAATCGATGCAGTAAAAATTTTAAAAAAATATTTTGATTCTATTTCCATAGAAATATATCCTCTCAAAGAGGATGAATACAGAGAAGTTATTGAAGCAGGAGTAGACGGGCTTACTATTTATCAAGAAGTATACGATGAAGATATATATGATAAAGTTCATATAGCTGGACTTAAGAAAAATTATAGATTTAGATTAAATGCTCCTGAAAGGGCATGTAAAGCTCGAATGAGAAATGTCAATATAGGAGCTCTTCTAGGTTTAAACGACTGGAGAAAAGAAACTTTCATGACAGGGCTTCATGCAAAATACCTACAGGATAAATATTCTGATGTGGAAGTAAGCGTTTCTCTACCGAGAATAAGGCCTCATATAGGAGTATATGAAGATATATATCCGGTAAGTGATAAGAACTTAGTTCAAATAATACTGGCTTTAAGACTTTTTCTACCCCGTGTTGGCATTACAATTTCTACAAGAGAAAATCAGAAACTAAGGGACAACTTAATCCCATTAGGAATTACTAAAATGTCAGCAGGAGTATCTACAGAAGTTGGTGGCCATTCGTCTAAGACAAAAAGTGATAGTCAGTTTGAAATATCTGATAAACGAAGCGTTATAGAAATGAAAGAAGCAATATCAGCAAGGGGATATCAGCCGGTATTTAAAGATTGGATGCATATAGATTAG
- the thiE gene encoding thiamine phosphate synthase → MNIYRMIDANINRASEGLRVLEDISRFILEDYNMSKSLKEIRHLVRKSFLDSKLLIFRDSCNDLGFNISQSSTIDNKEDLLSLVEANFKRVQEGLRSIEESLKILGYYDKSKIYESLRYKSYDLEKKFGLKKDFLDTDIYGITAEEFSLGRTNIQVVEEMIKAGIKIIQYREKEKSKLEKYNECKAIRKLTKDSGVTFIVNDDVDIAIAVKADGIHLGQDDMPIEEVRKIAGNMIIGLSTHNIKQAKTAVKKGADYIGVGPIFNTTTKKNVEKSEGLKYLKWVSENIQIPCVAIGGIKESNIIEVKKYGGKCFAMISEIVGSPNIVKKIKSIRRLLKTI, encoded by the coding sequence ATGAATATTTACAGAATGATTGATGCAAATATCAATAGAGCTTCTGAAGGATTGAGAGTTTTAGAAGACATATCTCGATTTATTTTAGAAGACTACAATATGTCTAAAAGTCTTAAGGAAATACGTCATCTTGTTAGAAAGAGTTTTTTAGATTCTAAACTGCTAATTTTTAGAGATTCATGCAATGATTTGGGATTTAACATATCTCAATCCAGTACTATCGATAACAAAGAAGATTTATTAAGTTTAGTAGAAGCGAATTTTAAAAGAGTACAAGAAGGTTTGAGAAGTATTGAAGAATCTCTCAAGATTTTAGGGTATTATGATAAATCTAAAATATACGAAAGCCTAAGATATAAATCTTATGATTTGGAGAAAAAATTTGGGTTAAAAAAAGATTTTCTCGATACTGATATATATGGAATTACTGCTGAAGAATTTTCTTTAGGGAGAACTAATATTCAGGTAGTAGAAGAAATGATAAAGGCTGGAATAAAAATTATTCAATATAGAGAAAAAGAAAAAAGTAAACTTGAGAAATATAATGAATGCAAGGCTATTCGAAAACTAACAAAAGATAGTGGAGTAACTTTTATTGTTAATGATGATGTAGATATAGCTATTGCTGTAAAAGCTGATGGAATTCATTTGGGACAAGATGATATGCCTATAGAAGAAGTCAGGAAAATAGCAGGTAATATGATTATAGGGCTATCAACACACAATATTAAGCAGGCTAAAACAGCGGTTAAAAAAGGTGCAGATTATATAGGAGTAGGGCCTATATTTAACACTACAACTAAAAAGAATGTAGAAAAATCTGAAGGACTAAAGTATCTCAAATGGGTTTCAGAAAACATTCAAATTCCGTGTGTGGCAATAGGAGGGATAAAAGAGTCAAATATTATAGAAGTTAAAAAATACGGCGGAAAATGTTTCGCTATGATATCTGAAATTGTTGGCTCGCCGAACATAGTTAAAAAAATAAAGAGTATAAGAAGATTACTAAAAACTATATAG
- a CDS encoding thiamine phosphate synthase, with amino-acid sequence MLYLITNRKIIKKDSFYEVIENAVKGGVDAVILREKDLSYDELLPIAVKLKNILSSYNIPLIVNGNLDIAKNILAAGFHTSFDRFIKEKIEFKGLLGVSVHSLEEAILSEKHGASYILASHIFETDCKKGLKPKGIKMIEEIKAEIKIPVIALGGINPENIDKVLSAGADGIAVMSYIMASTEPFLSVKRLNNKIKIFCLKNKDVS; translated from the coding sequence ATGCTTTACCTTATTACTAATAGGAAAATCATTAAAAAAGACAGCTTTTATGAAGTAATAGAAAATGCAGTAAAAGGTGGAGTAGATGCTGTTATATTAAGGGAGAAGGATTTATCTTATGATGAACTTCTGCCTATTGCAGTTAAATTAAAAAACATCCTTAGTAGCTATAATATACCATTAATAGTTAATGGTAATCTAGATATTGCAAAAAATATACTAGCAGCTGGTTTTCATACAAGTTTCGATAGATTTATAAAAGAAAAAATTGAGTTTAAAGGACTTTTAGGTGTATCTGTACACAGTTTAGAAGAAGCTATACTTTCTGAAAAACACGGCGCAAGCTATATTTTGGCTAGTCATATATTTGAGACAGATTGTAAAAAAGGATTAAAACCAAAAGGTATAAAAATGATTGAAGAAATAAAGGCGGAAATTAAAATTCCTGTAATAGCATTGGGGGGTATAAATCCTGAAAATATAGATAAAGTTTTATCTGCAGGTGCTGATGGAATTGCAGTTATGTCATATATAATGGCATCAACAGAACCGTTTTTGTCTGTTAAGAGATTAAATAATAAGATAAAAATATTCTGTTTAAAAAATAAAGATGTAAGTTAA